A genome region from Mastacembelus armatus chromosome 8, fMasArm1.2, whole genome shotgun sequence includes the following:
- the LOC113141532 gene encoding nuclear GTPase SLIP-GC-like isoform X2, which translates to MDEFVRSKLTEWGLSQWIEKFKEEEIGKKSLYCLRDQEINELIPRLGPRAIFKEKLTALKKDQEEAAEGTSDKGKRKMDPPDMSSKCQSPPSKQRRLHSEKILLSRMKHIMDSISHRLPKENATRLNEFLKIKISELETDKRELVGVFGKTGAGKSSLINAIIGEKKLLPSGSVGACTSVMIKVEANVHSSKYEAEIEFMTREEWKDELWSMIQYIGDNTDQERDKDEDYHEIVEKLSALYGEEWENKSTENLMDNKYFREIPEFLIPKKKILTCETAEELSAKCVKYIRGDSKDGADKNIKRWYWPLVKCVTVRVPQNDLLQHVTLVDLPGNGDRNKSRDKMWKELVGSCSTVWIVTETNRAASEKEAWDILENASSLMGNGGECQRIHFICTKTDVIDDLDDQSAADVPVRILRRNMQVKEEMIKEFNKLNTVKKQFSDECFKVFTVSSYEFLKKKCLEPDDTEIPKLLNFLQNLNDCHSETLNYVSGAHGILSLMQGTKTMPCQLVADKKAAVCRHLEEEIRNELDEVRKSMEEANKTFEKCLTEGVKKSKSSCEEVLGSIIHPRKPGRGFHRTLKCIVENNGIHKKKKGKPTNLNAKLSSPLTDSIDEEFRKTFPNEGKSGPYHGVINKFSLGTEELIQQNKDVELQLMFLKTEEEKLKTKLNRTIRQRKKMIYNSLTDTIEESMEKCYKKAADFRGEGTLKRMRETLMNHVHDEKYRMFERAKDVMLHHLNMLKEEILQELKKTLMESMELSLRTDDYSIPDVSRELEMVKTHYHELTNSQDQ; encoded by the exons ATGGATGAGTTTGTTCGTAGCAAGTTAACTGAATGGGGCCTCAGCCAGTGGATAGAAAAATTTAAAG AAGAAGAAATTGGCAAGAAAAGTCTGTACTGTCTCCGTGATCAAGAAATCAATGAACTTATCCCAAGACTAGGGCCACGAGCAATATTCAAGGAGAAACTTACGGCATTAAAG AAGGATCaggaagaagcagcagaggGAACAAGTGATAAGG gaaagagaaagatggaTCCTCCGGACATGTCCAGCAAATGTCAGTCACCACCAAGTAAACAACGCCGATTACATTCAG AAAAAATCCTACTGTCTCGTATGAAACACATTATGGATAGCATCAGTCACAGGCTGCCTAAAGAAAATGCCACAAGGCTCAATGAATTCCTGAA GATTAAAATCAGTGAGTTGGAGACAGACAAGAGGGAGCTGGTTGGTGTCTTTGGTAAAACTGGGGCTGGAAAGAGCTCTCTGATAAATGCCATCATTGGAGAGAAGAAGCTTTTGCCCTCTGGAAGTGTCGGTGCATGTACCTCAGTCATGATTAAAGTAGAGGCTAATGTGCACAGCTCAAAGTATGAGGCAGAGATTGAGTTCATGACAAGAGAG GAGTGGAAAGATGAGTTATGGTCCATGATTCAATATATTGGGGATAATACAGATCAGGAAAGGGACAAAGATGAAGATTATCATGAGATTGTGGAAAAGCTGTCAGCTTTGTATGGAGAAGAGTGggaaaacaaatccacagaaaaCTTGatggacaacaaatatttcaggGAAATTCCAGAGTTTCTCATTCCCAAGAAGAAGATTTTGACATGTGAAACA gCTGAAGAGCTGTCTGCAAAATGTGTCAAATACATAAGAGGTGACTCCAAAGACggagcagacaaaaacattaagagGTGGTATTGGCCACTAGTGAAGTGTGTGACTGTCAGGGTGCCTCAGAATGATCTTCTCCAGCATGTCACACTTGTGGACCTTCCTGGAAATGGGGACCGTAACAAGAGCAGAGACAAGATGTGGAAAGAG CTTGTTGGAAGTTGCTCTACAGTGTGGATTGTGACAGAAACTAATCGAGCAGCATCAGAGAAAGAAGCCTGGGACATCCTGGAAAATGCCAGCAGCCTCATGGGAAATGGTGGCGAGTGTCAGCGCATTCACTTTATCTGCACCAAGACTGATGTTATTGATGATCTGGATGATCA GTCAGCAGCTGATGTTCCTGTTCGCATACTTAGAAGAAACATGCAAGTCAAGGAAGAAATGATCAAAGAATTCAACAAACTGAACACGGTTAAG AAACAATTCAGTGATGAATGTTTCAAAGTGTTCACAGTGAGCTCCTAtgagtttctgaaaaaaaaatgtctagaGCCAGATGACACTG aaataccCAAACTTCTGAATTTTCTGCAAAATCTCAATGACTGTCACTCAGAGACATTAAACTATGTGTCTGGAGCTCATGGGATTCTCTCTTTGATGCAGGGGACTAAAACTATGCCATGTCAACTGGTG gctgacaaaaaagcagctgtgtgcaGACACCTTGAAGAAGAAATAAGGAATGAACTTGATGAAGTGAGAAAATCCATGGAAGAGGCTAATAAGACTTTTGAAAAATGCCTCACTGAAGGGgttaaaaaatcaaaaagttcaTGTGAAGAAGTCTTGGGTTCCATCATACATcct AGAAAACCCGGTCGGGGTTTTCACAGGACATTGAAGTGTATAGTTGAGAACAATGgaatccataaaaaaaaaaaagggaaaccaACTAACCTCAATGCAAAGTTATCATCACCATTGACTGACAGCATTGATGAGGAATTCAGGAAGACCTTCCC aaatgaaggaaaatctGGACCATACCATGGAGTCATCAATAAGTTTTCACTTGGTACAGAGGAGCTGattcagcagaacaaagatgttgaactgcagctgatgtttctcaAGACAGAG GAAGAAAAACTTAAGACAAAACTCAACAGAACCATCCGGCAGCGCAAGAAAATGATCTACAACAGTCTGACAGACACAATCGAAGAATCCATGGAGAAATGCTATAAAA aAGCAGCAGATTTTAGAGGAGAGGGCACACTGAAACGCATGAGGGAAACTCTTATGAATCATGTACATGATGAAAAGTACAGGATGTTTGAGAGGGCTAAAGATGTTATGTTGCACCACCTGAATATGCTGAAG GAGGAAATCCTGcaagaactgaaaaaaaccTTGATGGAATCAATGGAGCTGTCACTCAGGACAGATGATTACTCAATCCCAG atGTGTCAAGAGAACTAGAGATGGTGAAGACCCATTACCATGAACTGACAAACAGTCAAGATCAATAA
- the LOC113141532 gene encoding nuclear GTPase SLIP-GC-like isoform X1 produces MDEFVRSKLTEWGLSQWIEKFKEEEIGKKSLYCLRDQEINELIPRLGPRAIFKEKLTALKKDQEEAAEGTSDKGKRKMDPPDMSSKCQSPPSKQRRLHSEKILLSRMKHIMDSISHRLPKENATRLNEFLKIKISELETDKRELVGVFGKTGAGKSSLINAIIGEKKLLPSGSVGACTSVMIKVEANVHSSKYEAEIEFMTREEWKDELWSMIQYIGDNTDQERDKDEDYHEIVEKLSALYGEEWENKSTENLMDNKYFREIPEFLIPKKKILTCETAEELSAKCVKYIRGDSKDGADKNIKRWYWPLVKCVTVRVPQNDLLQHVTLVDLPGNGDRNKSRDKMWKELVGSCSTVWIVTETNRAASEKEAWDILENASSLMGNGGECQRIHFICTKTDVIDDLDDQSAADVPVRILRRNMQVKEEMIKEFNKLNTVKKQFSDECFKVFTVSSYEFLKKKCLEPDDTEIPKLLNFLQNLNDCHSETLNYVSGAHGILSLMQGTKTMPCQLVADKKAAVCRHLEEEIRNELDEVRKSMEEANKTFEKCLTEGVKKSKSSCEEVLGSIIHPRKPGRGFHRTLKCIVENNGIHKKKKGKPTNLNAKLSSPLTDSIDEEFRKTFPNEGKSGPYHGVINKFSLGTEELIQQNKDVELQLMFLKTEEEKLKTKLNRTIRQRKKMIYNSLTDTIEESMEKCYKKAADFRGEGTLKRMRETLMNHVHDEKYRMFERAKDVMLHHLNMLKEEILQELKKTLMESMELSLRTDDYSIPGWLSREKQQELPTKCPCRPEAEDLISTVFVKLLSLFALTVVLMFSMTLLFSNYLQILCR; encoded by the exons ATGGATGAGTTTGTTCGTAGCAAGTTAACTGAATGGGGCCTCAGCCAGTGGATAGAAAAATTTAAAG AAGAAGAAATTGGCAAGAAAAGTCTGTACTGTCTCCGTGATCAAGAAATCAATGAACTTATCCCAAGACTAGGGCCACGAGCAATATTCAAGGAGAAACTTACGGCATTAAAG AAGGATCaggaagaagcagcagaggGAACAAGTGATAAGG gaaagagaaagatggaTCCTCCGGACATGTCCAGCAAATGTCAGTCACCACCAAGTAAACAACGCCGATTACATTCAG AAAAAATCCTACTGTCTCGTATGAAACACATTATGGATAGCATCAGTCACAGGCTGCCTAAAGAAAATGCCACAAGGCTCAATGAATTCCTGAA GATTAAAATCAGTGAGTTGGAGACAGACAAGAGGGAGCTGGTTGGTGTCTTTGGTAAAACTGGGGCTGGAAAGAGCTCTCTGATAAATGCCATCATTGGAGAGAAGAAGCTTTTGCCCTCTGGAAGTGTCGGTGCATGTACCTCAGTCATGATTAAAGTAGAGGCTAATGTGCACAGCTCAAAGTATGAGGCAGAGATTGAGTTCATGACAAGAGAG GAGTGGAAAGATGAGTTATGGTCCATGATTCAATATATTGGGGATAATACAGATCAGGAAAGGGACAAAGATGAAGATTATCATGAGATTGTGGAAAAGCTGTCAGCTTTGTATGGAGAAGAGTGggaaaacaaatccacagaaaaCTTGatggacaacaaatatttcaggGAAATTCCAGAGTTTCTCATTCCCAAGAAGAAGATTTTGACATGTGAAACA gCTGAAGAGCTGTCTGCAAAATGTGTCAAATACATAAGAGGTGACTCCAAAGACggagcagacaaaaacattaagagGTGGTATTGGCCACTAGTGAAGTGTGTGACTGTCAGGGTGCCTCAGAATGATCTTCTCCAGCATGTCACACTTGTGGACCTTCCTGGAAATGGGGACCGTAACAAGAGCAGAGACAAGATGTGGAAAGAG CTTGTTGGAAGTTGCTCTACAGTGTGGATTGTGACAGAAACTAATCGAGCAGCATCAGAGAAAGAAGCCTGGGACATCCTGGAAAATGCCAGCAGCCTCATGGGAAATGGTGGCGAGTGTCAGCGCATTCACTTTATCTGCACCAAGACTGATGTTATTGATGATCTGGATGATCA GTCAGCAGCTGATGTTCCTGTTCGCATACTTAGAAGAAACATGCAAGTCAAGGAAGAAATGATCAAAGAATTCAACAAACTGAACACGGTTAAG AAACAATTCAGTGATGAATGTTTCAAAGTGTTCACAGTGAGCTCCTAtgagtttctgaaaaaaaaatgtctagaGCCAGATGACACTG aaataccCAAACTTCTGAATTTTCTGCAAAATCTCAATGACTGTCACTCAGAGACATTAAACTATGTGTCTGGAGCTCATGGGATTCTCTCTTTGATGCAGGGGACTAAAACTATGCCATGTCAACTGGTG gctgacaaaaaagcagctgtgtgcaGACACCTTGAAGAAGAAATAAGGAATGAACTTGATGAAGTGAGAAAATCCATGGAAGAGGCTAATAAGACTTTTGAAAAATGCCTCACTGAAGGGgttaaaaaatcaaaaagttcaTGTGAAGAAGTCTTGGGTTCCATCATACATcct AGAAAACCCGGTCGGGGTTTTCACAGGACATTGAAGTGTATAGTTGAGAACAATGgaatccataaaaaaaaaaaagggaaaccaACTAACCTCAATGCAAAGTTATCATCACCATTGACTGACAGCATTGATGAGGAATTCAGGAAGACCTTCCC aaatgaaggaaaatctGGACCATACCATGGAGTCATCAATAAGTTTTCACTTGGTACAGAGGAGCTGattcagcagaacaaagatgttgaactgcagctgatgtttctcaAGACAGAG GAAGAAAAACTTAAGACAAAACTCAACAGAACCATCCGGCAGCGCAAGAAAATGATCTACAACAGTCTGACAGACACAATCGAAGAATCCATGGAGAAATGCTATAAAA aAGCAGCAGATTTTAGAGGAGAGGGCACACTGAAACGCATGAGGGAAACTCTTATGAATCATGTACATGATGAAAAGTACAGGATGTTTGAGAGGGCTAAAGATGTTATGTTGCACCACCTGAATATGCTGAAG GAGGAAATCCTGcaagaactgaaaaaaaccTTGATGGAATCAATGGAGCTGTCACTCAGGACAGATGATTACTCAATCCCAG GTTGGCTGAGtagagagaaacagcaggaaTTACCCACTAAATGTCCCTGCAGGCCTGAGGCTGAGGATCTGATCTCAACTGTTTTTGTCAAGTTATTATCCCTGTTTGCTTTGactgttgttttgatgttttctatGACTTTACTTTTTAGTAATTACTTACAGATTTTATGCCGTTGA